In one Corallococcus sp. EGB genomic region, the following are encoded:
- a CDS encoding response regulator transcription factor, producing the protein MLDAPSSSPRLMLVSEDPLARGALARVLSDQAEAWTVVAAGTQEELESARGEPPDVVLWDTGLRLEEGAAPDLGAPVLALVADEAAGELALGAGAKGLLFRDVAPGMLGAALHAVARGLTVFEPGLAQVRAAPRSTAPSGAPGPDTLTPREREVLGLLAEGLSNKAIADRLDISEHTAKFHVNAVLAKLGVQRRTEAVVRAARMGLVTL; encoded by the coding sequence GCCCGGGGTGCGCTCGCACGGGTGCTGAGCGACCAGGCGGAGGCCTGGACGGTGGTGGCGGCCGGCACGCAGGAGGAGCTGGAGTCGGCCAGGGGCGAGCCGCCCGACGTGGTGCTCTGGGACACGGGCCTGCGGTTGGAGGAAGGCGCGGCGCCGGACCTGGGCGCGCCGGTGCTGGCGCTGGTGGCGGACGAGGCGGCAGGGGAGCTGGCGCTGGGCGCGGGCGCGAAGGGGCTGCTGTTCCGAGACGTGGCGCCGGGGATGCTGGGGGCCGCGCTGCACGCGGTCGCGCGAGGCCTCACCGTGTTCGAGCCGGGCCTGGCCCAGGTGCGCGCCGCGCCCAGGAGCACGGCCCCGTCGGGAGCCCCAGGCCCGGACACGCTGACGCCGCGCGAGCGCGAGGTGCTGGGCCTGTTGGCGGAGGGCCTGTCGAATAAGGCCATCGCGGACCGGCTCGACATCAGCGAGCACACCGCCAAGTTCCACGTGAACGCGGTGCTGGCCAAGCTGGGCGTCCAGCGCCGCACGGAAGCCGTGGTGCGGGCGGCGCGGATGGGATTGGTGACGCTCTAA
- a CDS encoding type II toxin-antitoxin system death-on-curing family toxin produces the protein MSDAQPYDRFCSLPRLQELQAKGIAAHGGRVGVRDALGPGATLGAAWTAEEYGAPPEAVPGLMYAVYLLFYIATKQVFVDGNKRIAWLAMCEALACMGLEVDATIDEAEALVMAISDNRVKDVEAVFLWVVEHLRELRVR, from the coding sequence ATGAGTGACGCCCAGCCGTATGACCGGTTCTGCAGTCTGCCCCGGCTTCAGGAGTTGCAGGCCAAGGGCATCGCAGCGCACGGTGGAAGGGTGGGCGTCCGCGATGCGCTGGGCCCTGGCGCGACCCTGGGCGCTGCCTGGACGGCGGAGGAGTATGGCGCCCCGCCGGAAGCGGTCCCGGGGCTCATGTACGCTGTCTACCTGCTCTTCTACATCGCGACGAAGCAGGTCTTCGTGGATGGGAACAAGCGGATCGCCTGGCTCGCCATGTGCGAGGCCCTGGCGTGCATGGGCCTGGAGGTGGACGCCACGATTGATGAAGCGGAGGCGCTGGTGATGGCCATCTCCGACAATCGCGTCAAGGACGTCGAGGCGGTGTTCCTCTGGGTCGTCGAACATCTCCGCGAGCTTCGCGTCCGATGA
- a CDS encoding AAA family ATPase, whose protein sequence is MLRALHLQGVGPAPRLDVEFAPRLNVLTGDNGLGKSFLLDVAWWSLTGTWPGLPAWPHRGAKRRQIEWTLTGKSQRASTKTSHFDPERQLWPWPEGRPTMPGLTVYARVDGSFSVWDPARNYWHKTSRSDPDLLRRPDAFHFSPQDLWGGLKFEGKTVCNGLVRDWLTWQLQDDGSARSPFQMLQRALEQLSPRDEPIRPGRPTRLAVEDVQDYPTIDMPYGTIPVVHASAGMRRILGLAYLIVWAWHEHTQASEFLGRPRDPRFILLVDEVETHLHPHWQRRIVGSLIQVIDGLARETSVQTFLTTHSPLVLASLEPFFDDEQDALFLFQLDKGHVNLRQLPWAKQGDANDWLTSPVMGLTQARALEAERAVEAAEAYMRGEREGVGTLKEIDAELRRLLPEQDPFWPRWVVARDGGGNRGPVRSRKRA, encoded by the coding sequence ATGCTCCGAGCGCTTCACCTTCAGGGGGTTGGCCCCGCGCCTCGCCTGGACGTCGAGTTCGCACCTCGGCTGAACGTCCTGACGGGCGACAATGGGTTGGGCAAGAGCTTCCTGCTCGACGTGGCATGGTGGAGCCTGACCGGAACGTGGCCCGGTTTGCCGGCGTGGCCGCATCGCGGCGCGAAGCGGCGTCAGATTGAATGGACCCTGACGGGTAAGTCGCAGCGAGCGTCGACCAAGACGAGCCACTTCGATCCGGAACGGCAGCTGTGGCCCTGGCCAGAAGGGCGCCCGACCATGCCGGGCCTGACCGTCTATGCGCGTGTCGACGGAAGTTTCTCCGTCTGGGACCCTGCGCGGAACTACTGGCACAAGACGTCCCGTTCGGATCCGGACCTGCTGCGCAGACCTGATGCCTTCCACTTCTCTCCGCAGGACCTGTGGGGGGGCCTGAAGTTCGAGGGCAAGACGGTCTGTAACGGGCTCGTCCGGGACTGGTTGACCTGGCAGTTGCAGGACGATGGCTCGGCACGATCGCCGTTCCAGATGTTGCAGCGAGCCCTGGAGCAACTCTCACCCCGGGATGAACCCATTCGGCCTGGACGGCCTACGCGCCTGGCAGTGGAAGACGTCCAGGACTACCCGACCATCGACATGCCCTATGGCACCATTCCGGTGGTGCACGCTTCGGCGGGGATGCGGCGCATTCTCGGATTGGCCTATCTCATCGTCTGGGCATGGCACGAACACACCCAGGCCTCGGAGTTCCTCGGGAGGCCGCGCGACCCCCGCTTCATCCTGTTGGTGGACGAGGTGGAGACCCACCTGCATCCACATTGGCAGCGCCGCATCGTGGGTTCGCTCATCCAGGTCATTGATGGTCTTGCACGCGAAACCTCAGTCCAGACATTTCTGACAACTCACTCCCCCCTGGTTCTGGCATCGTTGGAGCCATTCTTCGACGACGAGCAGGACGCCCTCTTCCTGTTCCAACTCGACAAGGGACACGTGAACCTGCGGCAGCTCCCCTGGGCGAAGCAGGGAGATGCGAATGACTGGCTCACGTCGCCTGTCATGGGGCTGACTCAAGCGCGTGCCTTGGAGGCTGAACGCGCGGTGGAGGCCGCCGAGGCCTACATGCGAGGCGAGCGCGAGGGCGTGGGGACGCTGAAGGAGATCGACGCTGAGCTGAGACGCCTGCTCCCTGAGCAGGATCCGTTCTGGCCCCGGTGGGTCGTTGCTCGCGATGGGGGAGGCAACCGTGGTCCGGTGCGTTCCAGGAAGAGAGCCTGA
- a CDS encoding MoxR family ATPase, translating to MANQDWVSRLLTGRASADKGLSVHLSERDGGSLHDKMRQAYWWITNNAVICPYYDIEFGGSAALKNTAGDEVHLPEDMSYSSFVLIPLLTLFTCRRALLVGGPGRGKTTSAILMALLSGMGREDVHRGIQRGHPQLSIADLLGAPLPSDMLKAEDLSAVKVSWRKWIGQRVKIVDEYNRIPTKTQSALLSLLGEGYAEMMDQYVYTGRSSWFLTANDDQGGGTFQVIEALKDRLDVVVRAVPFNSGFVDTLLQRIESDKSPEELLPKDIVFTPGELEKAYNAILAVEVPKGVLERVAFFLGQLDFCRMASPRFEFKHKDTLKLAGQTVSAVCNEQCPLDKKVHLCTQTENGTSVRAYQTILHFAKALAFFRGHRVAELEDFRQIIPWVLHEKLTPNARSPFFEVKGNKMLLQDRVAWIRNMFDMAMARYGTHAPVRQKVAALRTELDQGLSGVDLRTTEKRLSTVTALMNELMTRQELSGPVYEDLIHLKSLYSRYRNYATWLKENPGGQGQP from the coding sequence ATGGCCAACCAGGATTGGGTCTCGCGCCTGCTCACCGGGCGCGCGTCGGCGGACAAGGGCCTCAGCGTCCACCTCTCCGAGCGCGACGGCGGCAGCCTCCACGACAAGATGCGGCAGGCGTATTGGTGGATCACCAACAACGCCGTCATCTGCCCCTACTACGACATCGAGTTCGGCGGCAGCGCCGCGCTCAAGAACACCGCCGGGGACGAGGTCCACCTCCCGGAGGACATGAGCTACAGCTCCTTCGTCCTCATCCCGCTGCTCACCCTCTTCACCTGCCGCCGCGCGCTGCTCGTGGGCGGCCCGGGCCGCGGGAAGACCACCTCCGCCATCCTCATGGCCCTGCTCTCCGGCATGGGCCGCGAGGACGTGCACCGGGGCATCCAGCGCGGACATCCGCAGCTGTCCATCGCGGACCTGCTCGGCGCGCCGCTGCCGTCCGACATGCTCAAGGCGGAGGACCTGTCCGCCGTGAAGGTCAGCTGGCGCAAGTGGATTGGCCAGCGCGTGAAGATTGTCGACGAATACAACCGCATCCCCACCAAGACCCAGTCCGCCCTGCTGTCGCTGTTGGGCGAGGGCTACGCGGAGATGATGGACCAGTACGTCTACACCGGCCGCTCGTCCTGGTTCCTCACCGCCAACGACGACCAGGGCGGCGGCACGTTCCAGGTCATCGAGGCGCTCAAGGACCGCCTGGACGTCGTCGTGCGCGCCGTGCCCTTCAACTCCGGCTTCGTGGACACGCTGCTCCAGCGCATCGAGTCCGACAAGTCCCCGGAGGAGCTGCTCCCCAAGGACATCGTCTTCACGCCCGGCGAGCTGGAGAAGGCCTACAACGCCATCCTCGCCGTGGAGGTGCCCAAGGGCGTGCTGGAGCGCGTGGCCTTCTTCCTGGGCCAGCTGGACTTCTGCCGCATGGCGTCTCCGCGCTTCGAGTTCAAGCACAAGGACACGCTGAAGCTGGCCGGGCAGACCGTGTCCGCCGTGTGCAACGAGCAGTGCCCGCTGGACAAGAAGGTGCACCTCTGCACGCAGACGGAGAACGGCACCAGCGTGCGCGCGTATCAGACCATCCTCCACTTCGCGAAGGCGCTCGCGTTCTTCCGCGGCCACCGCGTGGCGGAGCTGGAGGACTTCCGGCAGATCATCCCCTGGGTGCTGCACGAGAAGCTCACCCCCAACGCGCGCAGCCCCTTCTTCGAGGTGAAGGGCAACAAGATGCTGCTCCAGGACCGCGTGGCGTGGATCCGCAACATGTTCGACATGGCCATGGCCCGCTACGGCACCCACGCGCCCGTGCGCCAGAAGGTCGCAGCCCTGCGCACCGAGCTGGACCAGGGCCTGTCCGGCGTGGACCTGCGCACCACGGAGAAGCGCCTGTCCACCGTCACCGCGCTGATGAACGAACTGATGACCCGCCAGGAGTTGTCCGGCCCGGTGTACGAGGACCTCATCCACTTGAAGTCCCTCTACAGCCGCTACCGCAACTACGCGACGTGGCTGAAGGAGAACCCGGGCGGTCAGGGGCAGCCATGA
- a CDS encoding M48 family metalloprotease encodes MSAGAAFTPEDVERCWRDALALWDVHVQLSPPEPHQPFPPGEAAPDEPLAYIDLVRRQVFVHFDLLVRMGARDSLTAVLAHEIGHHVRFPHTLGWDAELRVMEQRLIPGLGQSLTNLFFDLQVNEFVGRTHAEALCQVYRGFLRTPDGREKNKDPRKKKDGGTGGPSPLFCFYLAIYEELWRREPGYLVPEDLLPKLEEAYPGFRAQARMFVQTFYALPDPRLQFLYFCATFIRFIDVPSEVAFCLPMGGDISPPDEGDLDAAVQSGERWGDVLDEARAKGWLDDSHDTKESDPLETIRRVTAHLPGKDGGRLRRALVARYYRRLVDQYILKLPASPAKPEPYLRTIPEAWEYGDDPSTIDWTLTVISQGPLAAVSPLRRELEADLPPPSELGVPALEIYLDTSGSMPNPEQQLNAMTLAAQVLSASALRKGARVRGIVYSADNPIVSPWMYDEETARDFFFHYIGGGTWFPVEVMEELSQEEPDALRVVISDSDFLHNMRQEGALPGFARAMERSRRVVAFLALPDDAAARQALAPVVGSPRFRIATVQWMSDFGRAAAALADALLEK; translated from the coding sequence ATGAGCGCGGGCGCGGCCTTCACGCCAGAGGATGTAGAGCGGTGCTGGCGCGACGCGCTGGCGCTGTGGGACGTGCACGTGCAGCTGAGCCCGCCCGAACCGCACCAGCCCTTCCCTCCCGGCGAGGCCGCGCCGGATGAACCGCTCGCGTACATCGACCTGGTGCGCCGGCAGGTGTTCGTCCACTTCGACCTGCTCGTCCGCATGGGCGCGCGCGACAGCCTCACCGCCGTGCTGGCCCACGAGATTGGCCACCACGTGCGCTTCCCGCACACGCTGGGCTGGGACGCGGAGCTGCGCGTGATGGAGCAGCGCCTCATCCCCGGCCTGGGCCAGTCGCTCACCAACCTGTTCTTCGACCTCCAGGTGAATGAGTTCGTGGGCCGCACCCACGCGGAAGCGCTGTGCCAGGTGTACCGGGGCTTCCTGCGCACGCCCGACGGGCGAGAGAAGAACAAGGACCCGCGAAAGAAGAAGGATGGCGGCACGGGAGGCCCATCCCCGCTGTTCTGCTTCTACCTGGCCATCTACGAGGAGCTGTGGCGCCGCGAGCCCGGATACCTGGTGCCCGAGGACCTGCTGCCGAAGCTGGAGGAGGCCTACCCGGGCTTCCGCGCGCAGGCGCGCATGTTCGTGCAGACCTTCTACGCGCTGCCCGACCCGCGCCTGCAGTTCCTCTACTTCTGCGCCACGTTCATCCGCTTCATCGACGTGCCCTCTGAAGTGGCCTTCTGCCTGCCCATGGGCGGAGACATCTCCCCTCCGGACGAGGGCGACCTGGACGCGGCGGTGCAGTCCGGCGAGCGGTGGGGGGACGTGCTGGACGAGGCCCGCGCGAAGGGCTGGCTGGACGACTCGCACGACACGAAGGAGTCGGATCCGCTGGAGACCATCCGCCGCGTGACGGCGCACCTGCCCGGCAAGGATGGCGGCAGGCTGCGGCGGGCGCTGGTGGCCCGGTACTACCGGCGGCTGGTGGACCAGTACATCCTCAAGCTGCCCGCCTCACCCGCGAAGCCTGAGCCCTACCTGCGCACGATTCCGGAGGCGTGGGAGTACGGCGACGACCCGTCCACCATCGACTGGACGCTCACGGTGATTTCGCAGGGCCCGCTCGCCGCGGTGTCCCCGCTGCGCCGCGAGCTGGAGGCGGACCTGCCGCCGCCGTCGGAGCTGGGCGTGCCCGCGCTCGAAATCTACCTGGACACCAGCGGCTCCATGCCCAACCCGGAGCAGCAGCTCAACGCGATGACGCTGGCCGCGCAGGTGCTGTCGGCCTCCGCGCTGCGCAAGGGCGCCCGGGTGCGCGGCATCGTCTACTCGGCGGACAACCCCATCGTGTCCCCGTGGATGTACGACGAGGAGACGGCGCGCGACTTCTTCTTCCACTACATCGGCGGAGGGACGTGGTTCCCGGTGGAGGTGATGGAGGAGCTGTCCCAAGAGGAGCCGGACGCGCTGCGGGTCGTCATCTCCGACAGCGACTTCCTGCACAACATGCGGCAGGAGGGAGCGCTGCCGGGGTTCGCCCGCGCGATGGAGCGCTCGCGCCGGGTGGTGGCCTTCCTCGCGCTACCGGACGACGCCGCCGCGCGGCAGGCTTTGGCGCCGGTGGTGGGGAGCCCGCGCTTCCGGATCGCCACCGTGCAATGGATGTCTGACTTTGGCCGTGCCGCCGCGGCGCTGGCCGATGCCCTGTTGGAGAAATGA